From Roseburia hominis, the proteins below share one genomic window:
- a CDS encoding SDR family oxidoreductase, producing MGYQNVKFHEDSLFLVTGGAGFIGSNLCEAILKLGYKVRCLDDLSTGKQANVDMFMDNSNYEFIKGDIKDFETCMSACEGVDYVLNQAAWGSVPRSIEMPLFYCTNNIMGTLNMMEASRQNRVKKFVYASSSSVYGDEPNLPKKEGREGNLLSPYAVSKRADEEWAKQYTRHYGLDTYGLRYFNVFGRRQDPNGAYAAVIPKFIKQLLHGEVPTINGDGKQSRDFTYIENVIEANLKACLAPTEAAGEAFNIAYGGREYLLDIYYGLTEALGVDAEPVFGPERAGDIKHSNADISKAKKLLGYDPDWSFDRGIKAAIEWYKENL from the coding sequence ATGGGTTATCAAAATGTAAAATTTCATGAAGACAGCTTATTTCTGGTTACTGGCGGAGCTGGCTTTATTGGATCGAATCTTTGTGAAGCGATTCTTAAACTTGGATATAAAGTGCGCTGTCTGGATGATTTATCTACGGGCAAGCAGGCCAATGTTGATATGTTTATGGATAATTCTAACTATGAGTTTATTAAAGGTGACATTAAAGATTTTGAAACATGTATGAGTGCCTGTGAAGGTGTTGATTATGTACTTAATCAGGCTGCATGGGGGTCTGTGCCACGTTCAATTGAGATGCCTTTGTTTTATTGTACTAATAATATTATGGGGACGTTGAATATGATGGAGGCATCAAGGCAAAATAGAGTTAAAAAGTTTGTGTATGCTTCTAGTTCTTCTGTTTATGGGGACGAGCCTAATCTGCCAAAGAAAGAGGGCAGGGAAGGAAATTTGCTTTCTCCTTATGCAGTATCAAAACGTGCCGATGAAGAATGGGCGAAGCAGTATACCCGTCATTACGGCCTTGATACCTATGGACTACGTTATTTTAATGTGTTTGGACGCAGGCAAGATCCGAATGGAGCCTATGCTGCGGTTATTCCTAAGTTTATCAAACAACTATTACACGGTGAGGTTCCGACGATTAATGGTGATGGAAAGCAGAGTCGTGATTTCACATATATTGAAAATGTTATTGAAGCAAATCTGAAGGCGTGTTTGGCTCCGACAGAAGCTGCAGGAGAAGCATTTAACATTGCATATGGTGGACGAGAATATCTTCTTGACATTTATTATGGTTTAACTGAGGCGCTTGGTGTCGATGCAGAGCCTGTCTTTGGACCTGAGCGGGCAGGCGATATTAAGCATAGTAATGCTGATATATCTAAAGCGAAGAAATTGCTGGGATATGATCCGGATTGGAGCTTTGACAGGGGAATCAAGGCGGCGATTGAATGGTACAAGGAGAATTTGTGA